The Microcoleus sp. FACHB-831 genome window below encodes:
- a CDS encoding NAD(P)H-quinone oxidoreductase subunit O, whose protein sequence is MAVKKGDLVRAIREKLENSLEAQASDTRFPPYMFESKGEVVDLRGDYALIKFGQVPAPNVWLRADQLEPFK, encoded by the coding sequence ATGGCAGTAAAAAAAGGCGATTTAGTCCGCGCTATTCGCGAAAAGTTGGAAAATAGTCTGGAAGCACAAGCTAGTGACACGCGCTTTCCGCCTTATATGTTTGAAAGCAAGGGTGAGGTTGTAGACTTGCGAGGTGATTACGCACTCATCAAGTTTGGTCAAGTACCCGCTCCAAACGTCTGGTTGCGTGCCGATCAACTAGAACCTTTTAAGTAA
- a CDS encoding metal ABC transporter permease: MDFFLKPFQYEFFTRALIVAMLAGLLCGVMGVYITTRRMSYIAHGLSHAILGGAVLSYVLGLNFYIGSGIWGFGAALLIQYLTGNKVYSDAAIGIVTTASFALGVAIISKSRNFSQNFEAALFGNVLGVSETDLWIVLGVTVFLLGLVFFFYRPLLFWCFDREVAQVHGVPVFAMDTLFALMLATLLVATLNVLGVTLIISAVVIPASIARLLSNRFGYMMIISGFLGAAIALAGIYLSYYFDIASGASVVLLSTLIFGGVLLWTRFHRRQKRHLPSLH; encoded by the coding sequence ATGGATTTTTTCCTTAAACCCTTTCAATACGAATTTTTTACTCGTGCCTTAATTGTGGCGATGCTGGCAGGACTTTTGTGCGGTGTCATGGGGGTTTATATTACAACTCGCCGCATGAGTTACATTGCTCACGGACTTTCCCACGCTATTTTGGGAGGAGCCGTCCTTAGCTATGTTTTGGGTCTTAACTTCTATATTGGGTCAGGGATTTGGGGCTTTGGTGCGGCTTTGTTGATTCAATACCTAACAGGAAATAAAGTATATTCCGATGCTGCTATTGGTATTGTGACGACCGCTAGTTTTGCCTTGGGCGTGGCGATTATCAGCAAGTCTCGCAACTTCAGCCAGAATTTTGAAGCGGCTTTATTTGGCAATGTGCTGGGTGTTTCGGAAACAGATTTATGGATAGTGTTGGGCGTTACTGTTTTCCTTTTAGGTCTGGTTTTCTTCTTTTATCGACCTTTATTGTTCTGGTGTTTTGACCGAGAAGTTGCTCAGGTTCACGGTGTCCCCGTTTTTGCGATGGATACTCTTTTTGCTTTGATGCTGGCTACTTTGCTTGTGGCGACGCTAAATGTTTTGGGGGTAACGCTGATTATTTCAGCTGTTGTAATTCCAGCTTCAATCGCTAGACTCTTGAGCAATCGCTTTGGTTACATGATGATTATTTCTGGGTTTCTGGGAGCAGCGATCGCTTTGGCGGGTATCTACCTCAGCTATTACTTCGACATCGCCTCTGGAGCTAGCGTTGTTCTGCTTTCAACGCTTATTTTCGGTGGCGTTTTGCTCTGGACTCGCTTTCACCGCAGGCAGAAACGTCATCTTCCTTCTTTGCATTAA
- a CDS encoding gamma carbonic anhydrase family protein, whose amino-acid sequence MSNFNEPFPPFASYWPDLDLSLAAFVAPNAVVMGQVKLALGVSIWYGAVLRGDVELIEIGQRTNIQDGAILHGDPGKPTILEENVTVGHRAVIHSAYIERGCLIGIGAVVLDGVRVGAGSIIGAGCVVTKDVPPLSLMVGVPAKRLRDVSPEEAAELIEHAMRYEKLALVHAGKGTDLGFTKPD is encoded by the coding sequence GTGAGCAATTTCAACGAGCCATTCCCCCCCTTTGCATCTTATTGGCCAGATCTCGATCTGTCTTTAGCTGCCTTTGTCGCGCCGAATGCTGTTGTTATGGGCCAAGTAAAGCTAGCACTTGGGGTCAGCATTTGGTACGGCGCTGTCTTGCGCGGAGATGTAGAACTGATCGAAATTGGCCAACGAACCAATATTCAGGATGGGGCAATCTTACACGGAGATCCGGGTAAGCCAACCATCCTCGAAGAAAATGTTACTGTAGGCCATCGCGCCGTTATCCACTCTGCGTATATTGAACGAGGCTGTCTTATAGGCATTGGCGCTGTTGTCCTCGACGGCGTGCGCGTAGGTGCTGGTAGTATTATCGGTGCTGGCTGTGTCGTGACCAAAGACGTGCCGCCCTTGTCCCTCATGGTGGGGGTTCCTGCCAAGCGACTGCGCGATGTTTCTCCTGAAGAGGCGGCTGAACTCATAGAACACGCTATGCGGTACGAGAAGCTAGCCTTAGTTCACGCTGGCAAGGGGACAGACTTGGGATTCACCAAGCCAGATTGA
- a CDS encoding metal ABC transporter ATP-binding protein translates to MEHLLEIKNLACGYQTQPVFTRVNLSLYPGQLSGLVGPSGSGKSTLLKAILGLVHPWAGEVWFRGKRLKPGEPPPGVGYVPQVETVDWNFPVTAEEVVMMGRYKQQKIWPWASRRDRIAARELLARVGVEHIAHQPIGELSGGQQQRVFLARALVGEPEIVLLDEPTSSSDLRVQHELLHLLAELNQQGLTVLLSTHDLNSVATHLPWVVCFNHGLICQGQPIDVLTPATLEQTFGAEMVVFHHEDRILIANAGTSLRHQLQQNLPPSLSKANSNSAFLG, encoded by the coding sequence ATGGAACATCTGCTAGAAATTAAAAACCTCGCGTGTGGCTACCAGACACAACCAGTGTTTACAAGAGTGAATCTAAGCCTTTACCCCGGTCAACTGTCTGGCTTAGTGGGGCCGTCAGGAAGTGGGAAAAGCACCTTGCTAAAGGCAATTTTAGGGTTAGTTCATCCTTGGGCTGGCGAGGTTTGGTTTCGAGGGAAGCGGTTAAAGCCAGGTGAACCGCCGCCGGGAGTCGGCTACGTGCCCCAAGTGGAAACGGTAGACTGGAATTTTCCCGTCACTGCGGAAGAAGTGGTAATGATGGGGCGTTACAAACAGCAGAAAATTTGGCCTTGGGCTTCTAGACGCGATCGCATTGCTGCCCGGGAACTGCTAGCTCGCGTCGGTGTTGAGCATATCGCCCATCAACCCATCGGGGAACTATCGGGGGGGCAACAGCAAAGGGTTTTTCTGGCTCGTGCCCTTGTGGGAGAACCAGAAATTGTTCTTCTAGATGAACCCACTAGCAGTTCAGACCTGCGAGTTCAGCACGAACTTCTGCATCTATTGGCAGAGTTGAACCAGCAAGGCTTAACAGTACTACTCTCCACCCACGACCTCAACTCAGTCGCCACTCACCTGCCTTGGGTGGTGTGTTTTAATCACGGCTTGATCTGTCAGGGTCAACCTATTGATGTTCTGACTCCTGCTACCCTAGAGCAAACGTTTGGGGCTGAAATGGTAGTTTTCCACCATGAAGACCGGATTTTAATCGCCAACGCTGGGACTTCCCTGCGCCATCAACTACAGCAAAATTTACCTCCAAGCTTAAGTAAAGCAAACTCAAATTCTGCCTTTTTAGGTTAG
- a CDS encoding pitrilysin family protein yields MPFLAILRRYSLLVLLFGLGLSVVLFSTPPGNYTHLIAGRVSSSAAPYPQKNLSAQKLRITSQKSSNGDLSSASGRSLTQNVVKTILDNGMTVLTKEVHTAPVVSVQVWYKVGSRNEAVGVNGIAHQLEHMLFKGTTSRPIQFGRLFSALGSDANAFTSYDQTAYFATVEREKLLSLLVLEADRMQNSRIDAASLASEKRVVISELQGYENSPDYRLNRAVMRAAFPDRAYGLPVGGTKADVQKFTVEQVRDYYRKYYSPNNATLVIVGDFQTEPTLKVVKEIFGNIKGLGPSADREKELGEKPQSKIKNQKSPTANIILREPGSAALFEVVYPLPSIAHSDVPALDVMDFILTEGRNSRLYQVLVESGIASEVSADASSLLDGGWYDVSATAAPGQELTKLEQVFEEAIAKLRDRGITQEELHRAKAKLSASAILQNRDIVSQGMQLGYDHTTAGDYRYSDRYLAGVEKVTAADVQRVARTYLNKVNRTIGFFEPTQESGQTSPAGKASAQTTEKFNLGPPVDPAEVSAYLPQVDGEAKNLDADRPSAAIAPPPLLPEKVRLSNGLVVLLMPDKSTPTVTLSGFVRAGTEFDRPEVAGVANLTAANLMNGTATKDAHTLSKVLEDIGASLDFEVSREGVIIDGNSLSADLPALIETLADVLQNASFPLDQLELIRQQNLTALREELDTPQNVAEQTFQQAVYPKDHPFHVFPTPESLKRVTRKDVVAFKQKHYRPDTTVLTLVGDFEPSQARSLIETSFRKWKAKGKPPTLDFPPVPSPPKLVQLNPILPGKAQSITYLGYNGIDRQDRRYYAATVLNQILGGDTLSSRLGNEIRDRQGLTYGIYSYFQAGINAGLFLIQMQTAPEDSQRAIASTVELLRQLHVKGVREDEVAAAKQAIASRYPISLINPDDLAQTILMNEVYGLDTAELRQFTDKIQAVTLADVRGAASDLLYPDNLVVVTAGPPVSASR; encoded by the coding sequence ATGCCTTTTTTAGCCATTTTGCGTCGCTATAGCCTTTTGGTTTTGCTGTTTGGCCTCGGCCTTAGTGTCGTGCTATTTTCCACGCCACCAGGTAATTATACTCACTTAATTGCAGGTCGCGTGTCGTCTTCGGCTGCTCCTTACCCGCAAAAAAACTTGAGCGCTCAAAAATTACGAATTACAAGCCAGAAGTCATCGAACGGCGATTTATCCTCTGCTTCGGGGCGATCGCTCACCCAAAACGTCGTCAAGACTATTCTTGATAACGGGATGACTGTCCTGACAAAGGAAGTGCATACGGCACCTGTAGTGAGCGTACAAGTGTGGTACAAAGTCGGTTCGCGCAACGAAGCGGTGGGGGTAAATGGTATTGCTCACCAGCTAGAACATATGCTCTTTAAAGGCACCACTAGCCGCCCAATTCAATTCGGGCGTCTTTTTAGTGCTTTGGGCAGCGACGCAAATGCCTTCACAAGCTACGACCAAACGGCTTACTTTGCGACAGTAGAGCGAGAAAAGCTGTTAAGTCTGCTGGTGTTGGAAGCAGACAGAATGCAAAATTCCCGCATAGATGCCGCAAGTCTGGCAAGTGAAAAACGAGTAGTAATTTCCGAGTTGCAGGGATACGAAAACAGCCCCGACTACAGACTAAATCGTGCTGTAATGCGAGCCGCCTTTCCCGATCGAGCTTATGGGTTGCCTGTAGGTGGAACAAAGGCAGATGTGCAGAAGTTTACAGTTGAGCAGGTACGCGATTACTACCGTAAATACTACAGCCCTAACAACGCAACTTTAGTTATTGTGGGGGATTTTCAAACGGAACCGACGCTAAAGGTTGTAAAAGAAATTTTTGGCAATATTAAAGGATTGGGACCTAGCGCCGATAGAGAAAAGGAACTGGGAGAAAAACCCCAATCAAAAATCAAAAATCAAAAATCCCCAACCGCAAATATTATTTTGCGAGAGCCAGGAAGTGCGGCACTTTTCGAGGTTGTGTATCCCTTACCCTCGATCGCTCATTCCGACGTACCAGCGTTGGATGTAATGGACTTCATTCTCACCGAGGGGCGGAATTCTAGACTGTATCAAGTTTTAGTAGAATCCGGCATTGCCTCAGAAGTAAGCGCTGATGCGTCTAGCTTGCTCGATGGGGGTTGGTACGATGTGTCGGCGACGGCGGCACCTGGGCAGGAATTGACAAAGCTAGAGCAGGTATTTGAAGAAGCGATCGCCAAGTTGCGCGATCGCGGCATAACACAAGAAGAATTGCACCGGGCAAAGGCAAAACTCTCAGCTAGTGCGATTTTGCAGAACAGAGATATCGTTAGTCAGGGGATGCAGCTAGGCTATGACCACACAACAGCGGGAGATTATCGCTACAGCGATCGCTACCTTGCAGGCGTCGAGAAAGTAACCGCCGCAGATGTTCAGCGGGTAGCGAGAACCTATCTGAATAAAGTTAATCGCACTATTGGCTTTTTTGAGCCGACCCAAGAATCTGGCCAAACCAGTCCGGCTGGTAAGGCTTCTGCTCAAACTACCGAAAAGTTTAATCTAGGGCCGCCAGTAGATCCAGCTGAGGTGAGCGCGTACCTACCCCAAGTGGATGGAGAGGCAAAAAACCTTGACGCCGATCGACCAAGCGCAGCGATCGCGCCGCCCCCACTATTGCCTGAGAAGGTACGCTTATCAAATGGTTTGGTAGTATTGCTCATGCCCGACAAAAGTACCCCGACGGTGACGTTGAGTGGTTTCGTCAGGGCTGGTACTGAATTTGACCGACCGGAGGTTGCTGGCGTTGCCAACCTAACGGCGGCCAATTTGATGAATGGAACCGCAACAAAAGATGCTCATACCCTAAGTAAGGTTTTAGAAGATATAGGGGCTAGCTTGGATTTTGAGGTATCCCGTGAGGGTGTAATTATTGATGGCAACAGCCTGAGTGCAGATCTGCCCGCATTAATAGAGACGCTGGCTGACGTGCTGCAAAATGCAAGTTTTCCCCTCGATCAGCTGGAATTAATCCGTCAACAAAATTTAACCGCTTTAAGAGAAGAGTTAGATACTCCCCAAAATGTTGCGGAACAGACGTTTCAGCAGGCGGTTTACCCTAAAGACCATCCATTCCATGTTTTTCCCACCCCAGAAAGTTTGAAGCGCGTTACCCGTAAGGATGTGGTGGCGTTTAAGCAAAAGCACTACCGACCTGATACGACCGTGCTGACGCTAGTGGGAGACTTTGAACCTTCACAGGCGCGATCGCTTATCGAAACCTCTTTTAGGAAGTGGAAAGCAAAGGGCAAACCACCGACGCTTGATTTTCCCCCCGTCCCATCACCGCCGAAACTGGTTCAGCTTAACCCTATCCTCCCTGGTAAAGCTCAATCAATTACATATCTGGGCTACAACGGCATCGACCGACAAGATAGGCGATACTATGCAGCAACGGTGCTGAATCAGATTCTAGGTGGCGACACGTTATCGAGTCGGCTGGGCAATGAAATCCGCGATCGCCAAGGGTTGACATACGGGATATATAGTTATTTCCAAGCGGGAATTAATGCAGGTTTGTTTTTAATTCAAATGCAGACAGCGCCGGAAGACAGCCAACGCGCGATCGCCAGTACTGTCGAATTGTTAAGGCAGTTGCACGTCAAGGGAGTGCGAGAGGATGAAGTAGCAGCAGCAAAGCAAGCGATCGCCAGCCGCTATCCTATTTCCCTCATCAATCCAGACGATTTAGCCCAGACGATTTTAATGAACGAAGTTTATGGCTTAGATACGGCAGAACTCAGACAGTTTACCGATAAAATTCAGGCTGTTACTTTGGCTGATGTACGCGGGGCTGCGTCTGATTTGCTTTATCCCGATAATCTGGTAGTAGTTACAGCAGGGCCACCTGTATCAGCATCCCGTTAA
- a CDS encoding ABC transporter ATP-binding protein/permease — protein MNKFDFQLWKRFLSIAQPYFYPIERRSSKVFLVLLLLLLVFLFAAMFVLVSIVSLGTQAIAPDFFNSIAEGLAKLLKSIINSPFIGLVALMLIVPLGVFFYFRSKLLPRWQQWAILALLLFLAISVSGLNVIISYVANYFTTALAEKDKPAFLRFLFVYASVFVVGTPIVVIYRYIQDKLGLYWREWLTNTFFDKYFANRAYYEINSDHTIDNPDQRISEDIKSFTTTSLSFLLIILGAIIDIVSFTGILWSISKGLSIFLVVYATFGTAVTAYFGRRLITLNFNQLRREADFRYGLVHVRDNAEAIAFYRGEQQESIQVKRRFIEALQNFNLLIGWQRNLRYFTRGYGYAVVILPSLILSGIYFEGKIKYGDIIQAGFAFSQVLEALSLVVSEIDRLSAFAAGINRLATFTDSLEVKTATDKSGVTMIDTVVDSQVSLEHITLNTPKSQKTLISDLSLAVQPGEGLLIVGQSGAGKSSLLRAIAGLWNAGTGRLVRPKLEEMLFLPQRPYMILGSLRSQLLYPNIEREVKEEELYSVLKQVNLADLPERVGGFDAVLDWADVLSLGEQQRLAFARLLLTKPRYAILDEATSALDIKNEARLYQQLQESDTTYISVGHRPSLVNYHQQVLELEGDTKWRLMSANDYAGEGSSLA, from the coding sequence TGTTTGTGCTGGTCAGCATCGTAAGCTTGGGGACTCAAGCTATTGCTCCTGATTTTTTCAACAGTATTGCTGAAGGGTTAGCCAAATTACTTAAATCGATTATCAACTCGCCATTTATTGGTTTAGTTGCTCTAATGCTAATCGTCCCCCTGGGTGTATTCTTCTACTTTAGAAGTAAGTTGCTCCCACGTTGGCAGCAATGGGCAATATTGGCTTTGTTGCTATTTTTAGCGATATCAGTTAGCGGACTAAACGTAATTATTAGCTATGTCGCTAATTATTTTACTACAGCTCTAGCTGAGAAAGATAAGCCTGCTTTCTTACGCTTTTTGTTTGTCTATGCTTCTGTCTTTGTAGTAGGTACTCCCATTGTAGTAATTTACCGCTACATCCAAGACAAGCTGGGGCTTTACTGGCGAGAGTGGCTGACCAATACTTTTTTCGATAAATATTTTGCGAACCGGGCTTATTACGAAATCAACTCAGATCATACAATTGACAACCCCGACCAGCGAATATCTGAAGATATCAAATCTTTTACTACCACGAGTTTATCTTTTTTATTAATCATCTTGGGAGCTATAATTGACATTGTTTCTTTTACAGGAATTCTTTGGTCGATTTCTAAGGGTCTTTCCATTTTTCTCGTGGTTTACGCTACCTTCGGAACTGCTGTTACCGCTTATTTTGGCAGAAGATTAATTACTCTAAACTTCAATCAACTAAGACGCGAAGCGGACTTTCGCTATGGCTTAGTTCATGTCCGGGACAACGCGGAAGCGATTGCGTTTTATCGTGGCGAACAGCAGGAGTCCATTCAAGTAAAGCGGCGATTTATTGAAGCATTGCAAAACTTCAATTTGCTAATCGGTTGGCAGCGAAATCTTCGTTATTTCACCAGAGGGTATGGCTATGCTGTAGTTATTTTACCTTCATTAATTCTTTCAGGTATATATTTTGAGGGTAAGATAAAGTATGGAGACATTATCCAAGCTGGCTTTGCTTTCAGCCAAGTTTTAGAGGCATTGTCTTTGGTTGTAAGCGAGATCGATCGGCTTAGTGCTTTTGCTGCTGGTATTAATCGTTTGGCTACATTTACAGATTCTTTGGAAGTTAAAACAGCAACCGATAAATCTGGAGTAACAATGATTGATACTGTTGTCGATTCTCAAGTGTCACTCGAACATATTACTCTGAATACACCAAAGTCTCAAAAAACTTTGATTAGCGATCTTTCATTAGCGGTACAACCGGGTGAAGGGCTATTAATTGTGGGACAAAGCGGTGCTGGTAAGAGTTCGTTACTAAGAGCGATCGCTGGTTTGTGGAATGCTGGTACTGGTCGCCTGGTGCGACCTAAACTAGAGGAAATGCTGTTTTTGCCGCAGCGTCCCTACATGATTTTGGGTTCCCTCCGCAGTCAGCTGTTATATCCCAACATTGAGCGCGAGGTGAAGGAAGAAGAACTATACAGCGTCTTGAAACAAGTAAACTTGGCAGACTTACCAGAAAGAGTCGGCGGTTTTGATGCAGTCTTAGACTGGGCTGATGTTTTATCTTTGGGCGAACAACAGCGATTAGCATTTGCGCGACTGCTGCTAACCAAACCTCGCTATGCAATTTTAGATGAAGCCACGAGTGCTTTGGATATCAAAAACGAAGCCCGTCTTTACCAACAATTGCAAGAGTCAGACACCACATATATCAGCGTAGGACATCGCCCCAGTTTGGTGAATTATCACCAGCAGGTTCTGGAATTAGAGGGAGATACTAAATGGCGGCTGATGTCGGCTAATGACTACGCGGGTGAGGGTAGTTCGCTTGCTTAA
- a CDS encoding TIGR02652 family protein has translation MMNPGLQYPIFGAEIQCPHCRQTIPALTLTDTYLCPRHGAFEADPKTGELIHLQSGRHWRRWNEEWYRQHTHPDGIRFEIHEALDRLYTQGYRATRVIIACRYRELISSYLERSTPWRGQSEPPRPRLYGLPVEFSPDPSQEPCWEVINFNLEKEPGVPVRYPYFRLFE, from the coding sequence ATGATGAATCCAGGCTTGCAGTACCCCATTTTTGGCGCGGAAATTCAGTGCCCCCACTGCCGCCAGACGATTCCGGCCTTGACGCTAACGGACACGTATCTGTGTCCGCGTCATGGTGCTTTTGAGGCAGATCCTAAGACGGGAGAATTGATTCATTTACAATCTGGGCGCCACTGGCGCAGATGGAATGAGGAATGGTATCGGCAGCACACGCATCCGGATGGAATTCGCTTTGAAATCCACGAGGCGTTAGACCGCCTTTATACTCAAGGCTACCGAGCAACTCGGGTGATTATTGCCTGTCGGTATCGAGAATTGATTAGCTCCTACCTAGAACGCAGCACGCCTTGGCGGGGCCAGTCAGAGCCGCCGCGCCCCCGCCTGTATGGTTTGCCTGTAGAGTTTAGCCCAGACCCCTCGCAGGAGCCTTGCTGGGAAGTGATTAATTTCAATTTGGAGAAGGAACCTGGCGTTCCCGTCCGATATCCTTATTTCCGTTTGTTTGAGTAG
- a CDS encoding metal ABC transporter substrate-binding protein, translated as MMKISTLLVALSFLIVACGANENTAVSPSPSATPDATVSPTTQPTSTPGQTGASQTQGKPLVVTTVAPITNIVSNIAGDRVDVKGVIPEGTDSHTFEPRPSDADLLSKAKLIMVNGLSLEVPTQKLANSSKPQDTKIYQLGDNTITKDQWMFDFSFPKEKGDPNPHLWVNPKYAGAYAKLAAQQLTELDPAGKDYYATNLQKYLQRLDELDKVTRAVVQSIPAKNRKLLTYHDSWAYWAREYGFDVIGAIQPADFQEPSAKDVGNLIDQVRKTGVPAIFGSEVYPSKVEEQIAREAKVKTANTADDELPGQGSANAMENTNPEHTYIGMMANNLRIIASNLGGNPKLVDTLNTANVVGPTATVTPSATLSPSPTATVTPSATLSPSPTATVTPSATLNPSPAATVTPTATTSPTTTP; from the coding sequence ATGATGAAGATCTCTACATTGCTGGTAGCACTGAGCTTCCTAATTGTCGCTTGCGGTGCTAATGAAAACACAGCAGTGTCCCCCAGCCCCTCAGCCACCCCGGATGCTACTGTATCACCTACCACACAGCCAACGAGTACGCCTGGACAAACAGGAGCAAGCCAAACCCAAGGCAAGCCATTAGTAGTGACGACGGTGGCCCCCATAACCAATATAGTCAGCAACATTGCAGGCGATCGCGTCGATGTTAAGGGTGTTATTCCAGAAGGTACTGACTCTCACACCTTCGAGCCTCGTCCAAGCGATGCGGATCTGCTATCTAAGGCCAAACTGATTATGGTCAACGGTCTTAGCTTAGAAGTGCCTACGCAAAAGCTGGCAAATTCCTCTAAACCCCAAGACACCAAAATCTATCAACTTGGTGATAACACCATCACCAAAGACCAATGGATGTTTGACTTCAGCTTTCCCAAAGAAAAGGGAGACCCAAATCCTCACCTTTGGGTAAACCCCAAATATGCTGGAGCTTACGCCAAATTAGCCGCCCAACAGCTAACAGAGTTAGACCCTGCTGGCAAGGATTACTATGCCACCAATCTGCAAAAGTACCTGCAACGACTTGATGAACTCGATAAAGTCACAAGAGCAGTTGTCCAGAGCATTCCCGCTAAAAACCGCAAGCTACTCACCTATCACGATTCTTGGGCTTATTGGGCGAGAGAATATGGCTTTGATGTAATTGGTGCTATCCAACCAGCAGATTTTCAAGAGCCTTCCGCTAAAGATGTAGGAAACCTCATCGATCAAGTTCGTAAAACAGGCGTGCCTGCCATTTTTGGCTCTGAGGTATACCCCAGCAAGGTAGAAGAACAAATTGCCCGCGAAGCAAAGGTGAAAACAGCTAATACTGCTGATGATGAACTACCAGGCCAAGGTTCAGCAAATGCAATGGAAAACACTAATCCAGAGCATACCTATATTGGCATGATGGCTAACAACCTGAGAATTATCGCTAGTAATTTAGGGGGCAACCCAAAGCTGGTTGACACTCTCAACACTGCTAATGTGGTAGGCCCAACAGCAACGGTCACTCCAAGTGCGACACTTAGCCCTAGCCCAACGGCAACGGTCACTCCAAGTGCGACACTTAGCCCTAGCCCAACAGCAACGGTCACTCCAAGTGCGACACTTAACCCTAGCCCAGCAGCAACGGTCACTCCCACTGCAACTACTAGCCCCACAACAACGCCATAG
- a CDS encoding VOC family protein, whose protein sequence is MHHASIRTANIHRAIAFYELLGFTVSERFTTGYTLACWMEGLGGRIELIQIPEPKPAPDAFEDEHYVGYYHLSFDITEQTADLPNWLMSLKERFEEEESQNPQQLHPLKVLLEPTQQMIGSHVYEVAFIADTDGLPLEFIRVLR, encoded by the coding sequence ATGCATCACGCTTCTATTCGCACGGCAAATATTCATCGCGCGATCGCTTTCTACGAACTGTTGGGATTTACTGTCTCGGAACGTTTCACGACTGGCTACACTCTCGCCTGTTGGATGGAAGGGTTGGGAGGGCGCATCGAACTTATCCAAATTCCAGAACCTAAACCAGCACCAGATGCGTTTGAGGATGAGCATTACGTTGGTTACTATCATCTGTCTTTTGATATAACCGAACAAACAGCGGATCTTCCCAACTGGTTAATGTCTTTAAAAGAGCGTTTTGAGGAGGAAGAAAGCCAGAATCCACAGCAGTTACACCCGCTGAAGGTACTTTTAGAGCCTACTCAACAAATGATAGGTTCGCACGTTTACGAAGTTGCTTTTATTGCCGATACGGATGGCTTGCCCCTGGAATTTATCCGCGTTTTACGCTAG
- a CDS encoding FHA domain-containing protein, which produces MYIAQQFEEQFELLLTIEDQKGRRQCPLERDVYSIGSHRDCDIRLCSQFVSKHHAILVRNPPGDVSYYRISDGDLDGNPSANGLLINGRKRQSYDLQDKDEILFGPQVRLIYYVVKKLAD; this is translated from the coding sequence TTGTACATAGCACAGCAATTCGAGGAGCAATTCGAGCTTTTGCTAACCATTGAAGATCAAAAGGGAAGGAGGCAGTGTCCTCTAGAAAGAGATGTCTATTCAATCGGCAGCCATAGAGACTGCGATATTCGCCTCTGCTCACAATTTGTTAGCAAACATCACGCAATTTTAGTACGCAATCCCCCTGGAGACGTCTCTTATTATCGAATTTCGGACGGCGACTTAGACGGTAATCCTAGTGCTAATGGATTGCTCATTAACGGGCGAAAACGTCAATCTTACGATTTGCAAGATAAAGATGAGATTCTTTTTGGCCCCCAGGTACGCCTGATATATTATGTTGTTAAAAAGCTTGCTGATTAG
- a CDS encoding photosystem II protein Y codes for MEFDWRVLIVLLPVVAAAGWAGLNILPYALKQIQGFLNK; via the coding sequence ATGGAATTTGATTGGCGTGTTTTAATCGTACTGCTGCCAGTTGTCGCAGCAGCAGGCTGGGCTGGGTTGAATATTCTTCCCTATGCCTTGAAACAAATCCAAGGTTTTCTTAATAAATAA